ATAGTTCATCGGCAATCGAAACAGGAATACAGTGCCAAAGCGCATCATGATGATGCCGCCAATCAGACTTAAATCGGCACCGAACCAGGCAAGATAGCTCGGCTCCTCCGAACGGAAGGTGTTGAGAATAAGCCCCAACATCAACAAACCATTGGCCACTGCGTACTGGCGACAGGCCTTTGGTGCAATGCGTAATGGGCCCGCCAGCAGTGCCCAGGCTGCGGCACAGGCGGCCGTCAACAGCACTATGACCTCAATGAGGATCTCAGCTTGGATGTCCATCAAACCCCGATTGTACTTATTCTTTTTTTAGTGGCTTTACTATAGCCGCCGCAAAGAGATAATGTCAGTTTTTTGTCCGACAAGTCTTGCCATTTTTCGGCTCAGTTGCGAAGTTAGCCAAGTAGTTCGAGCAAGGAGATCTAATGGATACCAATAAACTACTGCTGGTGATCATCGCCATATTGCTGCCACCTGTGGCGGTATTTTTAAAAGAAGGTGCGGGAAAGCATCTGCTGATCAATATCATTTTGTGCCTGTTTTTCTGGCTGCCCGGCCTGCTGCATGCCCTGTGGGTCGTGACAAAGAGCTAGTACCAGGCTCACAACACAATTGAAAAAGCCCCTTGATGGGGCTTTTTTATAGATGAATTTAATTACTCAGGGTTGTGGACTTTTTGCCATTTAATGACCATCATCCTGTTTATGACGTCATTTTATTCATCTATAAATCATGTTTGCGCATCTACCTTCTCTCAATGGTCTACGGGTTTTCGAAGCGGCAGCCCGACATCTCAGTTTTAAACTCGCGGCCAAGGAACTGGAGCTCACACCGACGGCGGTTTCCCATCAAATTCGCAATCTGGAGTCACAGCTCGATATTCAGTTGTTTATTCGCCACACCCGGGCGGTAGAACTTACGGCTGCGGGGTACACATTATTTGAGACCAGTCGCCAGGTGCTGCGCCAGATAGATCAAACCCTGACCAGTCTGGGGGTGGGTGAAGACTCTGAAATACATATCAGCGCCCCACACGGCTTTGCCGCCCTGTGGCTGGCGCAGCATTTACCCTACTTTCAGCGACGTTTTCCCGAGGTAAGGGTATCGGTCAGCCATTCCGATACCCCCGATACCCAGGGTGGGCATGTGGCCATTATCCCGGCAGATAAGGTCGAAGAGGCCACACTGACAGAACACTTTGGTATTTATGCCAGCCCCGCCTATCTGTCCCGCAAACATCCCCAGCAAACCCTGATGCACGTGCGCCGTCATTCAGGTGTCACACAAATCAACTGGGATAGATGGCAGAAAGATTATGGCAAGTTCAAAGAAGCCCAGTTCATCGAGTT
This sequence is a window from Shewanella zhangzhouensis. Protein-coding genes within it:
- a CDS encoding YqaE/Pmp3 family membrane protein is translated as MDTNKLLLVIIAILLPPVAVFLKEGAGKHLLINIILCLFFWLPGLLHALWVVTKS
- a CDS encoding LysR family transcriptional regulator, whose amino-acid sequence is MFAHLPSLNGLRVFEAAARHLSFKLAAKELELTPTAVSHQIRNLESQLDIQLFIRHTRAVELTAAGYTLFETSRQVLRQIDQTLTSLGVGEDSEIHISAPHGFAALWLAQHLPYFQRRFPEVRVSVSHSDTPDTQGGHVAIIPADKVEEATLTEHFGIYASPAYLSRKHPQQTLMHVRRHSGVTQINWDRWQKDYGKFKEAQFIEFDREDQLVQACLAGQGLALTSSLLVASLVEKGWLKPCLPEKILPGPGYSIQLPQECRNKRQIQQFIGWLDEQTGTDAAQ